In Phyllostomus discolor isolate MPI-MPIP mPhyDis1 chromosome 2, mPhyDis1.pri.v3, whole genome shotgun sequence, the following are encoded in one genomic region:
- the USP44 gene encoding ubiquitin carboxyl-terminal hydrolase 44 isoform X2: protein MLTMDKCKHIGQLQLAEDHSVLNPQKWRCVDCNTTESVWACLSCSHVACGRYIEEHALKHFQESSHPVALEVNDMYVFCYLCDDYVLNDNASGDLKLLRSTLSAIKSRNYRYTTRSGRVLRSMGISNNSYFLRNGAQSLLQNEDQMYTALWHRRRILMGKMFRIWFEQSPIGRKRQEQFQEKREKREVKKRRQELEHQVKAEPENMLPRKSLRLQGLALSTIKIVPVEEPLQTPAAPAKDKVVSISEDVRLKKASDSSTKQRPILAPGVTGLRNLGNTCYMNSVLQVLSHLLIFRQCFLKLDLNQWLAVTANEKTRSSYKHPPVTDAVYQMNECQEKAKSSVYSRHLSLSSRLSGGASKSRKMELIQPRESSSQYISLCHELHTLFQVMWSGKWTLVSPFAMLHSVWRLIPAFRGYAQQDAQEFLCELLDKVQHELETTGTRLLALIPTSQRKLIKQVLNVVNNIFHGRLLSQVTCLACDNKSNTIESFWDLSLDFPERYQHSGKDIASQPCPVTEMLAKFTETEALEGKIYICDQCNSKRRRFSSKPVVLTEAQKQLMICHLPQILRLHLKRFRVLGTLQ, encoded by the exons atgttaacaatgGATAAGTGCAAACACATTGGGCAGTTGCAGCTTGCTGAAGACCATTCCGTTCTCAACCCTCAGAAATGGCGTTGTGTGGACTGCAATACAACTGAGTCCGTTTGGGCTTGCCTTAGCTGTTCCCATGTTGCCTGTGGAAGATATATTGAAGAACACGCACTCAAGCACTTTCAAGAAAGCAGTCATCCTGTTGCATTAGAGGTGAATGATATGTATGTTTTTTGTTACCTTTGTGATGATTATGTCCTTAACGATAATGCAAGCGGAGACCTGAAGTTACTACGAAGTACGTTAAGTGCAATCAAAAGTCGAAATTATCGCTACACCACTCGTAGTGGAAGGGTTTTACGATCTATGGGTATAAGtaataattcttatttcttacGTAATGGCGCCCAATCCCTGCTTCAAAATGAAGATCAAATGTATACTGCTCTTTGGCACAGGAGAAGGATCCTGATGGGTAAAATGTTTCGAATTTGGTTTGAACAATCACCCATTGGAAGAAAAAGGCAAGaacaatttcaggaaaaaagagaaaaaagagaagttaaGAAAAGACGACAAGAATTGGAGCATCAAGTTAAAGCAGAACCGGAAAATATGCTCCCAAGAAAGAGTCTGCGTTTGCAAGGTCTAGCTCTGTCCACAATAAAAATAGTTCCTGTTGAAGAACCACTCCAAACCCCAGCAGCACCAGCAAAAGATAAAGTGGTGTCTATCTCAGAAGATGTAAGATTAAAAAAAGCCAGTGACTCCTCAACTAAACAAAGGCCAATTTTAGCTCCTGGTGTAACAGGATTAAGAAATTTGGGAAATACTTGCTATATGAACTCTGTTCTTCAAGTGTTGagtcatttacttatttttcgacaatgttttttaaaacttgatcTGAACCAATGGCTAGCTGTGACAGCTAATGAAAAGACAAGGTCATCTTATAAGCATCCACCAGTCACAGATGCAGTgtatcaaatgaatgaatgccaagaaaaagctaaaagctCTGTCTACTCCAGACACCTAAGTTTATCATCTAGACTAAGTGGTGGAGCATCAAAGAGTAGAAAGATGGAACTTATTCAGCCAAGGGAGTCAAGTTCACAATACATTTCTCTCTGTCATGAACTGCATACTTTGTTCCAAGTCATGTGGTCTGGAAAGTGGACCTTGGTCTCACCATTTGCTATGCTACACTCAGTGTGGAGACTAATTCCTGCTTTTCGTGGTTATGCCCAACAAGATGCTCAGGAGTTTCTTTGTGAACTTTTGGATAAAGTACAACATGAACTAGAGACAACTGGTACCAGGTTACTAGCTCTCATCCccacttctcaaaggaaacttatCAAACAGGTTTTGAATGTTGTGAATAACATTTTTCATGGACGACTTCTTAGTCAg gtgacatgtcTTGCATGTGACAACAAGTCAAATACCATAGAATCTTTTTGGGACTTATCACTGGACTTTCCTGAAAGATACCAACACAGTGGAAAAGATATTGCTTCTCAGCCATGCCCAGTTACTGAAATGTTGgccaaattcacagaaacagaagctttagaaggaaaaatttatatatgtgaCCAGTGTAACT CAAAGCGTAGAAGGTTTTCTTCAAAACCAGTTGTACTCACAGAAGCCCAGAAACAGCTTATGATTTGCCACCTACCTCAAATTCTTAGACTACATCTCAAACGATTCAG GGTTCTGGGTACACTGCAATGA
- the USP44 gene encoding ubiquitin carboxyl-terminal hydrolase 44 isoform X1, translated as MLTMDKCKHIGQLQLAEDHSVLNPQKWRCVDCNTTESVWACLSCSHVACGRYIEEHALKHFQESSHPVALEVNDMYVFCYLCDDYVLNDNASGDLKLLRSTLSAIKSRNYRYTTRSGRVLRSMGISNNSYFLRNGAQSLLQNEDQMYTALWHRRRILMGKMFRIWFEQSPIGRKRQEQFQEKREKREVKKRRQELEHQVKAEPENMLPRKSLRLQGLALSTIKIVPVEEPLQTPAAPAKDKVVSISEDVRLKKASDSSTKQRPILAPGVTGLRNLGNTCYMNSVLQVLSHLLIFRQCFLKLDLNQWLAVTANEKTRSSYKHPPVTDAVYQMNECQEKAKSSVYSRHLSLSSRLSGGASKSRKMELIQPRESSSQYISLCHELHTLFQVMWSGKWTLVSPFAMLHSVWRLIPAFRGYAQQDAQEFLCELLDKVQHELETTGTRLLALIPTSQRKLIKQVLNVVNNIFHGRLLSQVTCLACDNKSNTIESFWDLSLDFPERYQHSGKDIASQPCPVTEMLAKFTETEALEGKIYICDQCNSKRRRFSSKPVVLTEAQKQLMICHLPQILRLHLKRFRWSGRNIREKIGVHVDFKEVLNMEPYCCRESMKSLRPECFFYDLSAVVMHHGKEFGSGHYTAYCYNSEGGFWVHCNDSKLSMCTMDEVCKAQAYILFYTQQVTENGHAQLLPPELLSGILPPTEEADTSNEMLS; from the exons atgttaacaatgGATAAGTGCAAACACATTGGGCAGTTGCAGCTTGCTGAAGACCATTCCGTTCTCAACCCTCAGAAATGGCGTTGTGTGGACTGCAATACAACTGAGTCCGTTTGGGCTTGCCTTAGCTGTTCCCATGTTGCCTGTGGAAGATATATTGAAGAACACGCACTCAAGCACTTTCAAGAAAGCAGTCATCCTGTTGCATTAGAGGTGAATGATATGTATGTTTTTTGTTACCTTTGTGATGATTATGTCCTTAACGATAATGCAAGCGGAGACCTGAAGTTACTACGAAGTACGTTAAGTGCAATCAAAAGTCGAAATTATCGCTACACCACTCGTAGTGGAAGGGTTTTACGATCTATGGGTATAAGtaataattcttatttcttacGTAATGGCGCCCAATCCCTGCTTCAAAATGAAGATCAAATGTATACTGCTCTTTGGCACAGGAGAAGGATCCTGATGGGTAAAATGTTTCGAATTTGGTTTGAACAATCACCCATTGGAAGAAAAAGGCAAGaacaatttcaggaaaaaagagaaaaaagagaagttaaGAAAAGACGACAAGAATTGGAGCATCAAGTTAAAGCAGAACCGGAAAATATGCTCCCAAGAAAGAGTCTGCGTTTGCAAGGTCTAGCTCTGTCCACAATAAAAATAGTTCCTGTTGAAGAACCACTCCAAACCCCAGCAGCACCAGCAAAAGATAAAGTGGTGTCTATCTCAGAAGATGTAAGATTAAAAAAAGCCAGTGACTCCTCAACTAAACAAAGGCCAATTTTAGCTCCTGGTGTAACAGGATTAAGAAATTTGGGAAATACTTGCTATATGAACTCTGTTCTTCAAGTGTTGagtcatttacttatttttcgacaatgttttttaaaacttgatcTGAACCAATGGCTAGCTGTGACAGCTAATGAAAAGACAAGGTCATCTTATAAGCATCCACCAGTCACAGATGCAGTgtatcaaatgaatgaatgccaagaaaaagctaaaagctCTGTCTACTCCAGACACCTAAGTTTATCATCTAGACTAAGTGGTGGAGCATCAAAGAGTAGAAAGATGGAACTTATTCAGCCAAGGGAGTCAAGTTCACAATACATTTCTCTCTGTCATGAACTGCATACTTTGTTCCAAGTCATGTGGTCTGGAAAGTGGACCTTGGTCTCACCATTTGCTATGCTACACTCAGTGTGGAGACTAATTCCTGCTTTTCGTGGTTATGCCCAACAAGATGCTCAGGAGTTTCTTTGTGAACTTTTGGATAAAGTACAACATGAACTAGAGACAACTGGTACCAGGTTACTAGCTCTCATCCccacttctcaaaggaaacttatCAAACAGGTTTTGAATGTTGTGAATAACATTTTTCATGGACGACTTCTTAGTCAg gtgacatgtcTTGCATGTGACAACAAGTCAAATACCATAGAATCTTTTTGGGACTTATCACTGGACTTTCCTGAAAGATACCAACACAGTGGAAAAGATATTGCTTCTCAGCCATGCCCAGTTACTGAAATGTTGgccaaattcacagaaacagaagctttagaaggaaaaatttatatatgtgaCCAGTGTAACT CAAAGCGTAGAAGGTTTTCTTCAAAACCAGTTGTACTCACAGAAGCCCAGAAACAGCTTATGATTTGCCACCTACCTCAAATTCTTAGACTACATCTCAAACGATTCAG ATGGTCAGGACGTAATATCCGAGAGAAGATTGGTGTTCATGTTGACTTTAAAGAAGTCTTAAACATGGAGCCCTACTGCTGCAGGGAGTCCATGAAATCCCTCAGACCAGAATGTTTTTTCTATGACTTATCTGCTGTAGTAATGCACCATGGGAAAGAATTTGGCTCAGGACACTACACTGCCTACTGCTATAATTCTGAAGGAG GGTTCTGGGTACACTGCAATGATTCCAAGCTAAGCATGTGCACTATGGATGAAGTATGCAAGGCCCaagcttatattttgttttatacccAGCAAGTTACTGAGAATGGACATGCTCAACTCTTGCCTCCAGAGCTCCTGTCTGGTATCCTACCTCCTACTGAAGAAGCTGATACCTCTAATGAAATGCTTAGCTGA